A stretch of DNA from Nasonia vitripennis strain AsymCx chromosome 1 unlocalized genomic scaffold, Nvit_psr_1.1 chr1_random0007, whole genome shotgun sequence:
AATTTACGTCATgtgttattattgaattcattaaaaataagaaatacataatactaaatattatttgaaaaattattaatatttatgaatacAATTCTTTGTAAACGCAGTTTTTGACATTCAAGTTTTCTCTTTCATGATTACCAAGATAAACTACGAGGGAATCCTCAAGATCGAACTAGACATGGCAACATATAGTTGTCCGTGATTAAAAACATTTCTTCGTAAATCTATACCAATTTTATCAAATGTTTGACCctgtgatttatttattgtcatTGCAAAAGCTAATTTGACAGGGAATTGTCTTCTTTTGAAACTGAAAGGAAATTCATTTTGACAATATAAAGTTATACGATTAAGAAAAACAATGTTATTAGTTCTATCACCTgttaaaattaaacatttgAGTAAATTATTAGAAATTCAATAATGCGTAGTCTAGTACCGTTACATAAACCCTCATTTATACTAATATTTCTTATTAGCATACTAATGCAGTTTTTTCTCAGACATAGTTCATAGGGGGGAAGTGAAGGAGGATTTAAGGTATTCAAATATTCTGGTGTAAGCACTTCATCCATGTCATCACCATTATTACAATTTTCAGTACTTTCAATACCAGTATATCTACGTTCTGTATTTGAATCAAGTAAATTAGTAACTTTCTTATTAATTTCATCTACATCAATATTTCGTGGTGCCAAAATAGCGCTTTTACCAAtttctgtaaattttttttcacttattAATTGACCAAATACATTTCGAACTAAATCATGATTTCTTTCAGGAATACAAGATTCAGGAAGGCTCAAATTATCATTCTCATAATTTAAAATTCCATCACCTACATCTAGTAAGAATTTCGCAAACTCGACTTCATTTGCCCGAACTCTCATATTTTGTGTAAGAGAGTATTTAATACAATGTTTCCATAATTGACTATATTTAATAGAAAGATTCAATATTTCAGCACGGGTTCCCCTGACTTTAATAGGAAGAAGTTGCCTAAAATCCATCCCAAATAAATACTGAAGTTTCTTTAAGAAATTGGCATTCTTTTGATTGTAATTTAAAACTCGAAGAAGAATCGTGAAATATAGGAACTGGTAAACCAAATGTTTTATGCACTGTTTTTCCATTAGGAAGCAAAGTTGCTGCAATTCCAATAAAGGCCATTGAACATACTTTTACACTTTGTACTGATAACAAATGATAAATCGTTGTGTAGATAAACGTTTTTCCAGATCCTCCTGGaccagggtgagtcattttaatctttaatctcaattatctcgttggcaaagcatgccagcgaaaaaagtttcgagtaaaagttttaggatttttccctggctatctgatgatgaccttgacaatgtcattgagcatgaccttcaaggtcatttgaaggtcaagtcgattttttctaatagaaacccctacttttggcaccagaaatggaaagagcgggaaattttacgttcgaacatgtgattttggaaacaaatcatcttttgtgcggaaattacctttgacatcagccgaacccaggatgcaccatcgaggaaagttgtcaaaaggatttagcatcccattttttgttttattttttttatttgtttttttttgttttttcccttttt
This window harbors:
- the LOC116417730 gene encoding ATP-dependent DNA helicase PIF1-like → MTQNGNSLHPEELWDEFKDSLSEDFSRNNDVIVSHQMAYAHINSLLINEGKSLADFPTMDQSVEIDIILPEENDRVQMREIGEQQYEQLNNQQKEIVDYVLQIGKSAILAPRNIDVDEINKKVTNLLDSNTERRYTGIESTENCNNGDDMDEVLTPEYLNTLNPPSLPPYELCLRKNCISMLIRNISINEGLCNGDRTNNIVFLNRITLYCQNEFPFSFKRRQFPVKLAFAMTINKSQGQTFDKIGIDLRRNVFNHGQLYVAMSSSILRIPS